One segment of Papaver somniferum cultivar HN1 unplaced genomic scaffold, ASM357369v1 unplaced-scaffold_137, whole genome shotgun sequence DNA contains the following:
- the LOC113334595 gene encoding protein MAIN-LIKE 1-like, which produces MTKKKKVDEDCSDSNQANPPIGEEEQFQFLTPPPEKLLGMTYMRYPDRMKNKRGNNLTQINHTPTPRGDKHLGVDYRGIHKDEKKKKNQFEIRLREPSVGIYGVELEGSEPNEQEIEELGEEYGNVRTLVASSGLGHGVLNTQSEYDSVVVSSFRERYWLETDTFHLSFGEMTIIPDDVKQILDLEVEGKSVYEGFDNNMSWTDLYSLVEETLGWDKDDTEMEFMLAGGYDPSQPHKVSKVKKLLLNNLKTKFGDTLKKQLAGEVIDETRARRTAKTYLLYSIGTVFMPDNSGNMVNVHYLQLLKDLKKTREYSWGTATLAYLLESLRKASRVGATEIAGNVALLMAWVHDHFPSLRPSTEWEEDDDRPTGKKFMFTGIQKRNKEERLIQVRQEIAAFTVKDVTFDPYLRI; this is translated from the exons atgacgaagaagaaaaaagttgATGAAGATTGTAGCGATTCTAATCAAGCAAATCCTCCAATAGGTGAAGAAGAACAATTTCAATTTCTAACCCCTCCACCGGAGAAATTACTtggaatgacttatatgag GTATCCTGATAGGATGAAGAATAAGAGAGGGAATAACTTAACTCAGATTAATCATACGCCCACCCCTCGTGGTGACAAGCATTTAGGGGTGGATTATAGAGGTATCCACaaggatgagaagaagaagaagaatcaatttgagATTAGGCTTAGAGAACCATCTGTAGGTATCTATGGGGTTGAATTAGAAGGATCTGAACCCAatgaacaagaaattgaagaattgg GTGAAGAATATGGTAATGTTCGTACTCTAGTGGCAAGTTCAGGATTAGGCCATGGAGTTCTGAATACCCAATCAGAGTATGATAGTGTTGTGGTATCTTCCTTCAGGGAACGATATTGGCTAGAAACCGATACGTTTCATCTCTcatttggagagatgacaataaTACCGGACGATGTGAAGCAAATTCTTGACTTGGAAGTTGAAGGAAAATCCGTGTATGAAGGTTTTGATAACAACATGTCTTGGACTGATCTTTACAGCCTTGTTGAAGAAACACTTGGGTGGGATAAAGACGATACCGAGATGGAGTTTATGTTGGCCGGTGGTTATGACCCTTCGCAACCACACAAGGTTTCCAAGgtaaagaagttgttgttgaataatttgAAGACGAAGTTTGGAGACACCCTCAAAAAGCAATTGGCGGGTGAGGTGATAGATGAGACAAGAGCTAGGCGTACAGCCAAAACATATTTGTTGTATTCTATTGGGACTGTATTCATGCCCGATAACTCGGGAAATATGGTGAATGTTCATTACctacaattgttgaaggatttgaAGAAGACCAGAGAGTATTCGTGGGGCACCGCCACACTTGCATATTTACTTGAAAGTCTAAGAAAGGCCTCGAGGGTTGGAGCTACTGAAATTGCTGGGAATGTTGCGCTTCTAATG GCATGGGTGCATGACCACTTTCCGAGCCTAAGACCTTCTACTGAatgggaagaagatgatgatagaCCTACAGGAAAGAAGTTTATGTTCACTGGTATACAAAAGAGGAACAAAGAAGAGAGGCTCATTCAAGTGAGGCAGGAAATAGCTGCTTTCACTGTTAAAGATGTTACCTTTGATCCTTATTTGAGGATTTAA
- the LOC113334521 gene encoding dentin sialophosphoprotein-like isoform X1, protein MAVAADKGVVVDDMGGDMQCSNHPYKNNNNPGGICAFCLQEKLGRLVSSSKSDPSFFPVNTPPSTTAAGTAAGDSSSSPSSLITARSSNSGFGTSNTINIKNAAAALALGTASSSAAHDNNHNNKTTTATTSSKMMIMIGTNNNVHHNLLETSQQKTRKSPIAATNSSLSSSLQQHQNNKLVMLKRSKSSAASNTRRIISHEPRHQIFDNDDEEDELGTTDEYTTTEKSATRNKQHRGFWSSFLHLSSASNRTSKRTIRSGPYGERDHRDRVAVMSNTTATNANNNNTISSTIAGKEEKLGGGNESSSSNGVAAAAAASSTRRDAIGGYGDENDSPNSSSHASSSNSFGRKVARSRSVGCGSRSFSGAFLEKISTGFGDCSTLRRVESQRESNYHNNKMVGVDDRRRHNHHHRHIKERVKCGGIFGGFTMTNTSNSISNGGRVVAAVVGTPHGRSKNWGWAFASPMRAFRPPTSSSSSSSSKPDGSVVVAAAPKDIWFV, encoded by the coding sequence ATGGCAGTAGCTGCAGATAAAGGAGTAGTGGTGGATGATATGGGTGGAGATATGCAGTGTAGTAATCATCCATACAAGAACAATAATAATCCTGGTGGGATCTGTGCTTTTTGCCTTCAAGAGAAGTTAGGTAGacttgtttcttcttctaaatctgaTCCTTCTTTCTTTCCTGTCAACACTCCTccatcaacaacagcagcaggaacAGCAGCAGGTGATTCTTCCTCTTCTCCTTCCTCTTTAATCACTGCTAGATCTAGTAATAGTGGATTTGGGACTAGTAATACCATTAATATAAAAAATGCAGCAGCAGCATTAGCATTAGGAACTGCATCATCATCAGCTGCGCATgataataatcataataataaaacAACAACTGCTACTACTTCTTCAAAGATGATGATCATGATAGGTACTAATAATAATGTTCATCATAATTTGTTAGAAACATCTCAACAGAAGACGAGAAAATCACCCATTGCTGCTACTAATTCCTCATTATCATCATCACTTCAACAACATCAGAACAACAAATTGGTTATGCTCAAGAGAAGCAAATCCTCTGCTGCATCTAATACTAGGCGTATTATTAGTCATGAACCTCGTCACCAGATCTTCGATAATGACGACGAAGAGGATGAATTAGGAACAACAGATGAATACACCACCACGGAAAAATCTGCAACTAGGAATAAGCAGCATAGAGGGTTCTGGTCCTCATTCTTGCATCTATCCTCTGCCTCCAATAGAACCAGCAAGAGAACTATTAGAAGCGGTCCTTATGGGGAAAGGGATCACCGAGACAGAGTGGCAGTGATGTCGAACACTACAGCAACAAatgctaataataataatacaatcaGTTCAACAATAGCTGGAAAGGAAGAGAAATTAGGAGGTGGTAACGAGAGCAGTAGTAGTAATGGTGTGGCAGCGGCAGCGGCAGCATCATCAACTAGGAGAGATGCTATTGGGGGTTATGGGGATGAGAATGACAGTCCCAACAGCAGTAGCCATGCCTCATCGTCAAATTCATTTGGAAGAAAAGTAGCTAGATCCAGATCAGTTGGGTGTGGTAGTAGGAGCTTCTCTGGTGCATTCTTAGAGAAGATTTCTACTGGATTTGGTGATTGTAGTACTCTCAGGAGGGTGGAGTCTCAAAGAGAATCCAATTACCATAATAATAAGATGGTGGGTGTGGATGATCGTCgccgccacaaccaccaccaccgccatatTAAAGAACGGGTAAAATGTGGTGGGATATTTGGAGGATTCACTATGACTAACACTAGTAATAGCATTAGTAATGGTGGGAGGGTTGTAGCTGCTGTAGTTGGAACTCCACATGGTCGGAGTAAAAACTGGGGATGGGCATTTGCGAGTCCCATGAGAGCGTTCAGGCCGCctacttcttcttcatcatcatcttcttcaaagCCTGATGGCtccgttgttgttgctgctgctccaAAAGACATATGGTTTGTGTAA
- the LOC113334521 gene encoding uncharacterized protein LOC113334521 isoform X2 → MAVAADKGVVVDDMGGDMQCSNHPYKNNNNPGGICAFCLQEKLGRLVSSSKSDPSFFPVNTPPSTTAAGTAAETSQQKTRKSPIAATNSSLSSSLQQHQNNKLVMLKRSKSSAASNTRRIISHEPRHQIFDNDDEEDELGTTDEYTTTEKSATRNKQHRGFWSSFLHLSSASNRTSKRTIRSGPYGERDHRDRVAVMSNTTATNANNNNTISSTIAGKEEKLGGGNESSSSNGVAAAAAASSTRRDAIGGYGDENDSPNSSSHASSSNSFGRKVARSRSVGCGSRSFSGAFLEKISTGFGDCSTLRRVESQRESNYHNNKMVGVDDRRRHNHHHRHIKERVKCGGIFGGFTMTNTSNSISNGGRVVAAVVGTPHGRSKNWGWAFASPMRAFRPPTSSSSSSSSKPDGSVVVAAAPKDIWFV, encoded by the exons ATGGCAGTAGCTGCAGATAAAGGAGTAGTGGTGGATGATATGGGTGGAGATATGCAGTGTAGTAATCATCCATACAAGAACAATAATAATCCTGGTGGGATCTGTGCTTTTTGCCTTCAAGAGAAGTTAGGTAGacttgtttcttcttctaaatctgaTCCTTCTTTCTTTCCTGTCAACACTCCTccatcaacaacagcagcaggaacAGCAGCAG AAACATCTCAACAGAAGACGAGAAAATCACCCATTGCTGCTACTAATTCCTCATTATCATCATCACTTCAACAACATCAGAACAACAAATTGGTTATGCTCAAGAGAAGCAAATCCTCTGCTGCATCTAATACTAGGCGTATTATTAGTCATGAACCTCGTCACCAGATCTTCGATAATGACGACGAAGAGGATGAATTAGGAACAACAGATGAATACACCACCACGGAAAAATCTGCAACTAGGAATAAGCAGCATAGAGGGTTCTGGTCCTCATTCTTGCATCTATCCTCTGCCTCCAATAGAACCAGCAAGAGAACTATTAGAAGCGGTCCTTATGGGGAAAGGGATCACCGAGACAGAGTGGCAGTGATGTCGAACACTACAGCAACAAatgctaataataataatacaatcaGTTCAACAATAGCTGGAAAGGAAGAGAAATTAGGAGGTGGTAACGAGAGCAGTAGTAGTAATGGTGTGGCAGCGGCAGCGGCAGCATCATCAACTAGGAGAGATGCTATTGGGGGTTATGGGGATGAGAATGACAGTCCCAACAGCAGTAGCCATGCCTCATCGTCAAATTCATTTGGAAGAAAAGTAGCTAGATCCAGATCAGTTGGGTGTGGTAGTAGGAGCTTCTCTGGTGCATTCTTAGAGAAGATTTCTACTGGATTTGGTGATTGTAGTACTCTCAGGAGGGTGGAGTCTCAAAGAGAATCCAATTACCATAATAATAAGATGGTGGGTGTGGATGATCGTCgccgccacaaccaccaccaccgccatatTAAAGAACGGGTAAAATGTGGTGGGATATTTGGAGGATTCACTATGACTAACACTAGTAATAGCATTAGTAATGGTGGGAGGGTTGTAGCTGCTGTAGTTGGAACTCCACATGGTCGGAGTAAAAACTGGGGATGGGCATTTGCGAGTCCCATGAGAGCGTTCAGGCCGCctacttcttcttcatcatcatcttcttcaaagCCTGATGGCtccgttgttgttgctgctgctccaAAAGACATATGGTTTGTGTAA